From Carassius carassius chromosome 15, fCarCar2.1, whole genome shotgun sequence:
GCGCGCTGGCTCTCTCGCGGCGCGGGGTCCTAAACCGACCCTGACGTTTCCTCCCAGGTTCTTACCACTGCTGGTTTCGGCCGAAATGAGCGTCCGGTTCAAAGCGGGGTGTCACGGCGGGCTATTTTAGCTGGTCCACGTGCGTGAACATGGCCTGCGTAGCAGAGTGGGTGCGCACCGATTGGGGTGCAGCCCATGACTTCACCACGAACTCTTGCATGCCTCAATGCCGTCTGGTAGCAGCTCGACTGGAGGAGGCACGAGTCCAGTTACCTTTCACAGGCTCGTCAGGTGCGTTGCAAGCGAGACCCAGCTCTGTGACGGCCTTTCCGAAGACCCTGACGAGCTCCCcctggaggtctgcagggccctcTTGGTCGGGGCGATCCCTCTTTACTGAGAGGTCCAAACCTTTTCCGACGTCGAAAGCGACATGGAGTCGTTTTCCTCGCCAGCTCCGAAGAGGACGAAGTTCGCGGGGCAGAAGCTATCGCCCATCACGCCGACGTCAACTCGTCTTCGGGCGGGGGAGGGCCCACCAGCGGCTCGCTGGCGGCAGTGGGCCTCATTCCTGCTGTTTTCCGAGCCACTCTGGCTCTGAGGGCGCGCACTGGCAGCTCGGCACAGTGGGCGCACGTGTGGTCCGTGTGAGAATCCCAggcaggtcacacagaactggtgaaggCCCAAATCTAGCATTAGCAGCCATCGGATGCGGAGAGGaaaacagggtgagtagtcctctattgcaacttccacgatgacttagataagacttctagcgtgaagaaagagattctgacgtaattttcgcgcccatgaaatttatactgcccgcgaacctgtcagtatttgcatgcttcgcgtcaattggccagctgcccgcagctggcgttagccaataagatttcagcaaaagtgggagaagggaggagttcccatatacgtcttagctgacgtaatgttgagttcccgCCTCAAAAGGGaaccatatacagctatgatcagcagttccttcatcttgactgagcttttaacgttacgggaaaggatgaagctgattggttagttcttgtcacgtgacccgcggtgcgcttgcggcattctgaaaagttgaaatgtttttaactcgatgcggtgcggtgttggaaataacgaacttgagcgcgcaaaagacgcgatatttgaacgtccccttaaacagttcagtagtgcagagtttacgggttactcttcttttttgaaggctcaaagtaaagtactcccacacgatgtgggagtactttactttgagccttcaaaaaagaagagtaacatGTAAACCTGGCCCACATTCAGCGTgatgaatgctgcagagacgctgttcgggaagcacgtgacataaaacgaggccagctattggctattcgctacttctcctgctgtactggctgagtaaaacctccggtggctcattactgccacactttggtcaccgcagatttgaaatatgcatgaaatgagccgcttacggcaaataaaagttatttagcaacgaatcgatgactaaattagttgacaactattttaataatcgattttaatcgattaaattgattcgttgtttcagctctaatttatagacataagtaaataaataatacaaaacaaaaactttaacaaaataaattacaaatattaaataaatgaatcgtTTTACAAACTTTGAGATTCTTGGAAGATGAAATAGTTTGAACATACTGTTGAGcctctttttcaaaaacaatatataaaggaTTTAGATTTTTGAATTTACTACGGTGAATATGAAATTTTGCAAGAAGTAATAataggttaataataaaatattccttaattttatcttttggtatattaaagaagccaaacagtacatccttaaaaagcaTAGAGAAACCCTGGAGCACACTGCGATTGATAACACTACAGAATTCAATCCAAAATTgctgtgtgtgaggacaatcccaaaatatatgtatatcagtttcattagggtcaccacaaaaaacagcttgtatctatgtctgatttaaatcttttcaaaaacactttagttgGGTAAAATCTGTGCAATAATCTGAATGAGATCTCTCTAACCTTGTTTGTTATTATGTATTTCGAAGACAGATTCGATACTTTTTTCCAATCTATATGATCGACCACATTCCTCCAATAAAACACAACATATGGAGTTTTTACAAGCTCCTTTTGAAAAAGTGATCTAATCTTATAGTTACGTGATGAAGAAGATGACAGaaagcatagttttcctactgggatttcaaatgggtcTAAAGAAATAGATaagtgctggatgatctaatAGAGTCCCTTAAAAGCATAACATCTCCTCTAGGAATAGCATCCATGACAATGGAAAATTCTTTGGAGTTACTGgaaaattaaatttacataaaaactTAAAAGAAGACCTTCTGAGTTAAATAACTGGGGCTGAGGGTTTGTTTTAGATTCGCCTTCATAGCGCATGACTATTCATTGCGTCACAAATATTTTACGTGTGACGTGAACACGCCACGTCAACTTCCGGTGTTTGCAACGCTCTCTTTCCGTACAGCTGAGTCGGTATATTTTTTTCGAAagctgttattttgtgtttttgtgaacaTTCAGAACGGAAATTAACGGATATAAGTTACATAGGGATTTCAGTGGCGAGTTTGAATTTCGCTGCGTAAGTTAGTTTGTTGACGAGTCTGTTTGTTCTGAGCCATGAAGTAAGCTGTTGCCTCATTTATTGGACCTTGTATGTGGTTTGACAAACTTGCTACGGGACTAAAACTACATTTGTCTGTTTCACTGTTCTCTTAAGTATTAAATAATGAACATTTTGCCCAAAAAGAGCTGGCATGTGCGCAATAAAGACAACATTGCGCGCGTGCGCCGCGACGAGGCTCAAGCTGCAGAGGAGCAGCGCGAGATTCAGCGGCGAGTGGAACGCGCAGAGCAAGAGGTAACCATAGTAACCCAGCATCCTTCCACTGTTTCTagattaatttactatattcccATCCCCTCCTGCACTCAGTGACCCCGATGTATTTGTCCTCACagtattactttaaaataaataaaatgtgtattttgtcaATCTTTGTTTGCTTGCCATGTATCTTAAATATAAAGCATGCTTAAATGCTATCAAAATTTTATCCTATGGCTTGAATTTTGAGCTGAATGTTGGTTTCTGATCAATGCATCTATACCATAATTCCTCAGGCTCGAACTGAGTATTTGAGAAAGAAAGCTCAAGCAGCCCTTCAGCAGACAGGAAAATGGACAGAGGATGGAGAGACTGCAGAGACAAGCCGAGGGGCCCGAGAGATCGAACACTTAAATCTGTTTCCTCTAGAGGACTCATCTGAAAAGAAAGGAAATGCAGAATACCTCAGAGAGAAGAAGGAAGAGAAGGTGTGACAAAAAAGATGAAtccttaattaaaatattaagagATGACATTATAGTTTTTATACGCACATAAGTGggttaaaattttcatttttgtgatattttatttcaggaGAAACAGGAGCGTGCTATTGGTCTTTTAGTGTCTTTAGGTCCCGCTCCTGGAACAGAAGTAACTCCCTGGTACCTGAAAggtggaaaagaaaaagaagacgaTAGAgacaagaaagagaaagagaaagagaaaagcaaAAACAAGCCAAGAACCTTAACTGAGgaggagagagaaaagaaagacagaaagctgAAAGACAGTTTGGATCCTCTTAAGGAAATGAAGAAAGCACTGGCAGTGAAGGACAGGAAggagaaaaagcataagaaggagaagaaagacagaggagagaagaggagtggAGAGAGGTGtgaaatacattttctatttctGTCAACACCATTTATGCATCTTGTCATTCTTCACAACAATGTAGTCATACTATATCCAAACCTTTTAAACAGTATTGTGTATGCGTTTAGAATTAGTGCATTTTTGCTTTCAGATATGCTCTTGATGTGATGAGAACTTAAAAgattttcttaaatttttttattttgtgtaatgcagTCTAGGATTACAAACAAATGCAAAAGTGTTGCATAAATTAGACTGCCTTACAAACAAGTTCACAACTGCATGAGTAGATGCAGTAGTATCTTGAGTCCatttgtcaacttttttttttatcataaaattatttattttcctctCATGACAGTTCAGTTGAGAGGTTACGGGCTGAACGGCTGCAGCGAGAAGCGGAGGAGAGAAAAAGGACACAGGCTTTACTGGATCAGAGGAGCGGAGGCGGGAAAGATAAAGAGCATGAGCGAGTGATGGGGGATAGAGACAGACCATATAACAGCGCCTACTTTCCTGAATTGGCACGGAAAAGGCAAAGGAGAGAACGAGATCAGTATGGCTTTTATTAGCTTACAAAGGCATTGATTCAATAAGTCTAGAAATTGCAGAACTGTTTTGTGGTCAGACAAGAAATTAGCCACATGCAAAGTGTGAAGAccatttaaaatgactgattgCTACCTAAAATGCCATCGATCTGGCCTCTGCAACCCTTTTATTGGCATCAGATGACTTGTGGGAAAATATGGACAAACCAGAAAACCTCCTTTTTGTTTGTGCTTAAAATGTAATCTTAATGATTTGTTGGGTCTGCATCAGAGTTGTTTTCCTGAACAGTTCAGAGGTGTCAGCATTACAGTGTGGACAAGCCATTATTGTGAAACTAAACATTTTTCTTTGCTGGTGATATTGTAGTccataaaatattttgttcttgTTATGTCTAAATACTTCATTTCACCCTGGTATTGCATAGCTGAGTTACACTGCAAAAAGTCTGGTCCGTATTGCCACTTATTCTGGCCACAGACTGCCCTCTTACTGTCCGCATCTAAAGGtaagatcatatatatatatatatatatatatatatatatatatatatatatatatatatacattattccgAATAGAACAttgcagaaacaaacacaagttcttattattaaataaagattTGTCGATATGCTCTTTATGCCAGTGTCCAGTATCctttgaacatattttattaaattgcacTGGTTTAACTTCTCTTAGGAAATTACATTACTCTGCAAAACACTTTAACAGTGTCAGCCCAGAATTCATTATAGAGTTTTTATCTAAAGCAAACATGATGTTTTTAAAACTGCTCTTTTTTTATATCATGTCAGCTTGTTacttgccatgaaaatagccaGAGGCGCTAATATAAAATCACCAACCAACCCTGATATAAAGCACTTGcatttttttgatgttgtttttaCGTGGCAGTTAAGATAGGTTTAACCGAGATAGATTATaccacaataaaatatttttgagaaagaaaaaaaaggcactCTCTTCAAATTATCTTCAAAGAGTTGTATGGAAAACACGTCAcagaaaatgtgtaaaatgtgtgGAGACTCAATacatttcagaaaacaaaacagaatatatattttagtgcaaCAGTCGCATATTGTGCAAATACCATCTAAAGCTCCCACTAGAAATACTAATTTTGCCTCTATTCTTTTTCCTTTGTGGTTCATAATATAAAGCACAATTATGAAttaattgtcctcatttgtaagtagctttggataaaagcatctgctacatGACTAAATGGAAGTTCATATGCACTGTTTTCACTCTAAGCAAATATGTTCTTGtacgaataaaaataaatgctcgGAGGATGAGATTATAAAATTAGTTGGTATTTAAAGCAGTAATTGGTATTTAAAGGCATCTTTCTGGTGAAAATATATGGCCTtttgcagacagacagagatttgCATGTCATTAACTTGAAGGCTACAGAGAATTTCAATGGCACGCTCCGTGCACCTGTCCTCCCAAACGGATCATGTCACCGCTCCGCAGAGGTGGTCCGATCTAGGGGGATTTTGATGCACAGATACCCAAGGCCACGACACGGGGGCGTTGACGTTCTCTCCAGTCTAATAAACAAACTCTTTTGTTGGCCGGCAGCAGGTACCTGAGCGCATGGAATCGCGTAATCGTTCTACCTACGAAAATAGCCGCGAGACGGACGCAGCTCCACAGAGATCATAAAGCGCAAGCTCGGTTGCGTCTGACGTAGAGGGGCTTCTTGGAAGAAAACATAGCTGGACCACTCACATAATACTGACACCGTATATAGGAGCGGATATACAACCAACAGAATGACTTCTCTGGTGTTTTCTGCCCGTTTTCGACCGATGGGACGCGATGATGACGGAATAGTAACAACGCGCTGGTGAGGATGCGGATCGCGGGATTAGGCTGACACAAAAGAGCGTTCACACCGTGTTTAATTGCGGATTAAACAAGGGCATCAACCTTGCACAACAAGGGGACGGTTCTTTATTAGCGGGGAGCCAGACGCGCGTTGGGGAACGTTGACAGCGTCGCTCGGATGGTGGTGCCGTGGACCGCGCGACTATGTCACTACAGTGCTGGGTGATTGTTCTGGTGGGGCTAATGTCGTACTTCAACCCGGAGAGAGCTCTGGGAGCCCCGCAGAAGGAAGGTGAGCATGTCGTTCAGAGGACATTATGTTATTGATGCGCACGAGGGGGGAGGAGGCGAAGAGACGCTCTATGAATAAGGAAAATGTGACAGTCTGATGAGAAAATTTTATATTTCTGTCACGGGGGTGGTGACTCGtgtattatttcataatttaatcATATCTATTATACCTAAGTTTAATATAATGGGTCGTAATACTGAGCACAGACATCCTGCGCTGAGGTGTCTGGCTGGTATGCTGGTACGCATTTATGATTCTTCATTGTGGGCCTGAAAAACAGCTCTCCTCTGTGTAATTTTACTTATGGGCCTGAGGTAAATCATAAATTGTACATAACGTGATTTTCCCTGAATCGTCATATGCTCCTGTTTTGGCAGAATAGCATCATCTGCGGTTTATTAGTATGTCTGATGTTTAATTCCGCGCGTGATTTTAGCAGTATCATGAACACAAATGTGCCAACAGGCCCGCGTGTTTATTTGTGTGCTCTCTTCTCGTATGCAGTATGTGTAACCATATGGTCAAAGAAGGGAACTGCGCACAGGTCCGTGTCTGCCAATGTCTAGCCACTGTTCCTCGAACAATAAAAGGTTATCAGATGAATAATAACACCCTTCATGTATTCACACAGCTACCTGCTCATTAATCTATATATTTCCATAGTTAAAGTATACGAATTCCACGGGGGATTCTCGAATCCAAAACGCGTGTCTATTGTGTAGCTAATTATgaattttaatatgcatttacgcgatttttttatattattattacgtaTTTTTGTCATGAGTTACTAGCCTGTGCATTGATAGCCACACAAATGAGGTTCGAGTGTTTCTGATATCATGTGATATTTCGAAATTTATAAAGCTGTACGATATTCTCCATAAAATGTGAACAAGAGGCTTCTGATATTCTGACTTGAGatactataaatattattttatttgtaaataataataataatgatataatggCTATGTATTATGTAATGTTATATGacaataattgttataatattaataataatgtttattgttgttgatgttaataataattaataataataataactttatcaTTGAGAAAAGATGTACAAATATTTAGGTATCTGTTATTTTCCTGAAAAATGCCAACTATAAGCTTCAACTTTGCACAGCATCAAATGACCTGCACCATTTTCACACAACAGACCTTAATGACTGCTCAGTACTCTGTGACTCCTTTTAAACAGCCTTTCTCAGCTTCAGCCAGGACCTTGCTGTCAGTCCTGGTGTGTCCAAAAAGGTCTTTGTTGTGCCTGTGCTATTTTAGGAAAACCATGGGCCAATGCCTCTAAAAGTTATATTActatttgaaaatgattaataaatatagtaacatcTGTTTCTCATCACAATTTTAAAGAATTGCTTTATTTGTAtccttattttatattttacttattaaAGAGCAAGTAAAAGGGATGTGTAGAGTCTCTATGGCATGTGCGCTAACATTGATGAATAAACAACAACGTTTCAAGTCAACTGAATACATTTAAGTTTAGTGGATATTCAGTCTTAGCATCTTAATCACAATGCCAAAGGTATTTAACCTCCTTGCCCTCCTCCCCACCTTCTCTTCTCCACAGATGGCTCTCCTAAAACAAACAGCCAAGTTGAGGTACAAAATCAAGTATGGCACCTTTCCTTCTGACCCAGCAACCCTGCAGATACAAGAATCTTTTTCATTAATCCAGTTCCTTCCCTTACAAAAAAGGCCTTTTCCCCAAACAAAACTCCAATACATTTCCTTCTTCTTCAATAGTGACGAGTACAAGAAATGTCTTGTATGATGACTCTGGTTTCTCTCCTTTGCTTCCCTTAAACCTTAACTCTCAAACCCCTCCCTAAACCCAAACTGAAGGTGATCTATTCCGAGTTCCTCTGCTTTTCTCACCCTTTGTGCAATGAAAACACTTCATTGGATTCCTGTGCTATGTTCTGAATGTAACGCTGCCCGTTTCAAATTTTCCCTGTTAGGAATATATACAAGTTCTCTTTCACTCCCTCTCTATATCTCTGTCTATCTATGGATCAATCACTTAGAATTTATAAGCCTGGATATGTAAATCTCTACCCTCTTTTTCCCCCCTCAGTCTCTCTGTCCCGGGACGagtctctctctcctccccctTATGTGATTATTCTCATCTCCTGCTCTGGGCTGGTCTCTTTTGTTCTTTTGCTTCTCACCTGCCTTTGCTGTAAGAGAGAAGGCGTGGGATTCAATGTAAGTCTCTTTGCTGTGTGTTTTATACATGTGGGTTTATGTGAATTTTGCATAATGTGCATGGGTGTTATTGATATGAATCAGcatgaaaaatgtgttttcttttttatctggTGGTggttaaatatctttttttatattttcccaCCTCCACCTTTCTCTTTCAGGAGTTTGATAATGCTGAAGGGGAAGAATGCTCTGGGGCTTCCAGCCCTGTTCCTGAGGACAGCTTGTCTTCCTGTCCATCACTACCAGAGGTTTACACTCTTCCACTGCGGGATAAGAACTGCCTTCCGAATGGCACAGGTAAACCCATTCACTAAAGGCAATATGCACATCTTGCTTCATAAcgtgaaatctctctctctctctctctctctctctctctctctctatatatatatatatatatatatatatatatatatatatatatatataactatatatataactatatataaatatatataactcaGTCATATTAATTCCCACAGACAGCTCCCAATGTTTCCGAAGGCACACTCTCAACTACCTGCAAGAGATTGGAAATGGCTGGTTTGGGAAGGTAGACACATTTAAATgaagtgtttttttctctctgaaaAAAATTGGTGGGTGTGCCTaagaaaactgaaataattaatctaaatatGGATATGCAGTTGAAACTTTTGAGGCTTCTGAATGAGTGTGGTATAGTCTAAATATCTGTGAAATTGATTATTAATGAATGTAATTTTACCAGATATGGTGTAGGATTTTAGGATTTATGGATATTTGGTTGTATAACTGTTTGATCTGTCTCTGGTAGGTAATCCTGGCTGAAGTGCTTTGTGACTGCAGCTCCTATCAGGGTGTGGTGAAGGAGCTGAGGGTCAGTGCTAGTCCTCTGGAACAGAGGAAGTTCTTGGCAGAGTCCGAGCCATACAGGTCAGACAAACTGGGCTTCTCTGCCTGGCATTATGTCTTGCTGATTGTGCTTTTTCCTActccatattttttctttttattattattatataagtgGAAATTTCTGCTGCTTTTTATTGAGGCTATTACTCCCCACTTATCTTACACTCAAATTGCTCATGCAAGCAATGAATTACCTTATTTTTGTGCTCTTTTATTTGCAGTACAACCGCTTGTGATGGCTAGGAAGGTTTCATTTGAACACTGGGcataaacatatatacacacatgattTGTATAGGTTCAGATGGGTCCaggaatgctaaaaaaaaaaaacattacagatcTATTTATTAGATCAAAGTATTAGTTTAATTACATTTGCTGTCTCCCTTTCTCTTCTCCCTCTCACCCTGTATAATGTACGTTTACAAGAACATTGACAACACCACTAAtctttattgatttgtttctcTCATCTCACAGAAGTCTTCAGCATCCGAATATTCTGCAGTGTTTAGGCCAATGCAGTGAGAGTGTTCCTTTCCTCCTGGTCATGGAGTTTTGTCAACTGGTGAGAACCCAAATTTGAACATTGAGaccaattttagacaacaacttTTGTACAACTTTTTATTACTGCGTTGGATGATTTGTTTGGCTCTTATCAGTAGTTCAGGGAAATTTAGTCAGTGGGTCTCATTCATAAAACAGTGGCACATTCAGTTAAATGAAGCAATTTATGTAAGAATGGATTTATGATGTATTGGATTAGATAGTTAATGAGTTTTTTTTCACTAGTTTTATAGAAATTAATGAATGTTTCATGAACAAGGCACATTGTGTATTCAAGGGactgaatacatttaaatataacagtTCATTATGTAATCATAAATTGTCTTGATCCTATTTtctgtattaaataatttctggattttcatttctgtgtgtgtgtgtgtgtgtgtgtatctacagGGTGACCTGAAGAGGTATTTAAGAGCTCAGAGGAAGTCTGATGGGATGACCCCTGACCTGTTAAACAGAGACCTCTTGACATTACAACGAATGGCATATGAGATCACCTCAGGTCTCTTGCATCTCCATGAGAACAATTACATTCACAGGTAAGactgataaaatatttaattaagtaTTCAAGACCATGTGAATGACACAGACAAAGCATTTGTGAAACTGGAGCGAAAtcaaaaattatgatattattcTTGTCTGTTGTTGTCCAGTGATTTGGCACTGAGAAACTGCCTCCTCACTTCAGATCTTACTGTTCGGATCGGAGACTATGGCCTCTCACACAATCAGTATAAGGTACTTTTATTAAACAGCATTTGAAGTTTAAAGAGACTTTAGAACAGGACCTCAATCAATCAGCATCTTCAGATTTTTAATATAGAAGGCTTTTCGTGTTAAGAAGGTGATTAATAGAACGTGATTTGTTAGTATTCAAAACTAATATTTTGTATTGCATAATCAGCATATAGATGCATAATGGTTTTAAAGCAGCTtagcctctttttttttattttggtaatgTGGTTTTCCATATTTTACACAAACAGGAGGATTACTATCTAACCCCAGACAAACTTTGGATACCTCTCCGCTGGATTGCCCCTGAACTTCTGGAGGAGTTTCGCGGGAATCTGATTGTCACTGATCAAACCAAAACCAGCAATGTGtggtataaaaaaattatagacaAATGGATTTaatggaaattattttaaaaacaaggtGCTTTTGGGACTTTAATAATACCATATAATACAATATTCTTtgacttttgtattttatataatactgcataatattttgactttatattctgaggtgttaacttgtttaattttCTGCATTTTATCCCAGTCTATCAGTTGTGCTTCTCTTGGTTTTTCCTAAACTTCAACCACTTTTTCCCTTTATTATACAACTGACAGGTCTCTGGGTGTTGTAATATGGGAACTGTTTGAATTTGGGGCTCAGCCACACAGACATCTGAGCGATGAAGAGGTTCTCACCTTTGTCATCAGGGAACGACAGATCACTCTGGCTCAACCTCGCCTCAAACTTACTCATGCAGACTATTGGTCAGTATTTTTAATGCCTTTAAATAGATGAAACTGTGTCTGAACATAGATGAGGATACAGATTCACCTACAAAATGTTTTACACCTATGAATGAATAGTAAATGAATAGTACTTGTGAAATTACATTCCCATTTTGTAACTAGCGTAAAAATTGACTTTTCCTTAAAATCAGTGAATCTTGAGTGTATTTTGTTTTACTGCACTCTTAATAAAATGAGGCAAAAATGAAACAGGTTTTGTAATCTAAATGTAGTATATAATGTCACATACTAATATGTGAATtctatttttgtatatttcattAGGTACGAGGTCATGCAGTCTTGCTGGCTACCTCCATCCCAGCGGCCAACGGTCAACAAagtct
This genomic window contains:
- the leng1 gene encoding leukocyte receptor cluster member 1, which encodes MNILPKKSWHVRNKDNIARVRRDEAQAAEEQREIQRRVERAEQEARTEYLRKKAQAALQQTGKWTEDGETAETSRGAREIEHLNLFPLEDSSEKKGNAEYLREKKEEKEKQERAIGLLVSLGPAPGTEVTPWYLKGGKEKEDDRDKKEKEKEKSKNKPRTLTEEEREKKDRKLKDSLDPLKEMKKALAVKDRKEKKHKKEKKDRGEKRSGESSVERLRAERLQREAEERKRTQALLDQRSGGGKDKEHERVMGDRDRPYNSAYFPELARKRQRRERDQYGFY